A portion of the Carya illinoinensis cultivar Pawnee chromosome 11, C.illinoinensisPawnee_v1, whole genome shotgun sequence genome contains these proteins:
- the LOC122281332 gene encoding uncharacterized protein LOC122281332 isoform X1: protein MEKAVEELERVQTQILHRISKLELSFSSHDLSASSLLAPLPFSHAVCDTQARLSSILRTNGVNDFSFKKVPSDYYDWPLESRRDALAAPTIQHLCKSIVLVNTKAQTNVIDCSDRNNSKYYVVVVQYTARFNAETVKNFLYLLNNGKIAKKKFNMRLAPEETSVELTGYEHNAVTCIGMKTEIPRFQVILDEAIVKLHPDFFWLGGGEVDLKLGIRTSEFIDYVKPFIVNCSSS from the exons ATGGAAAAGGCAGTAGAAGAGCTAGAGCGAGTGCAAACCCAGATCCTCCATCGCATCTCAAAACTTGAGCTCTCTTTCTCATCCCATGACCTCTCTGCATCTTCCCTCCTCGCTCCTCTTCCCTTCTCCCACGCTGTCTGCGACACCCAAGCTCGCCTCTCCTCCATCCTCCGTACCAACGGCGTCAACGACTTCTCTTTCAAAAAGGTCCCTTCCGATTACTACGATTGGCCCCTCGAATCACGAAGAGACGCCCTCGCCGCACCCACCATTCAGCATCTCTGCAAAAGCATCGTCTTG GTTAACACTAAAGCCCAGACGAATGTAATTGATTGTAGCGATCGAAACAATTCAAAGTATTATGTTGTTGTTGTTcag TATACTGCTCGATTCAATGCTGAAACTGTTAAAAACTTTCTGTATTTGCTCAACAACGGAAAGATAGCTAAAAAGAAATTCAACA TGAGGCTTGCTCCTGAGGAGACTTCAGTGGAGCTAACTGGATATGAACACAATGCAGTGACATGTATTGGCATGAAAACAGAAATTCCG CGGTTTCAGGTGATTTTGGATGAAGCAATTGTAAAACTTCACCCTGATTTCTTCTGGTTGGGTGGTGGGGAGGTTGATCTCAAGCTAGGGATCAGGACCTCGGAATTCATCGACTATGTGAAACCTTTCATCGTCAACTGCAGTAGCAGTTGA
- the LOC122281332 gene encoding uncharacterized protein LOC122281332 isoform X3, whose amino-acid sequence MEKAVEELERVQTQILHRISKLELSFSSHDLSASSLLAPLPFSHAVCDTQARLSSILRTNGVNDFSFKKVPSDYYDWPLESRRDALAAPTIQHLCKSIVLVNTKAQTNVIDCSDRNNSKYYVVVVQYTARFNAETVKNFLYLLNNGKIAKKKFNMRLAPEETSVELTGYEHNAVTCIGMKTEIPQ is encoded by the exons ATGGAAAAGGCAGTAGAAGAGCTAGAGCGAGTGCAAACCCAGATCCTCCATCGCATCTCAAAACTTGAGCTCTCTTTCTCATCCCATGACCTCTCTGCATCTTCCCTCCTCGCTCCTCTTCCCTTCTCCCACGCTGTCTGCGACACCCAAGCTCGCCTCTCCTCCATCCTCCGTACCAACGGCGTCAACGACTTCTCTTTCAAAAAGGTCCCTTCCGATTACTACGATTGGCCCCTCGAATCACGAAGAGACGCCCTCGCCGCACCCACCATTCAGCATCTCTGCAAAAGCATCGTCTTG GTTAACACTAAAGCCCAGACGAATGTAATTGATTGTAGCGATCGAAACAATTCAAAGTATTATGTTGTTGTTGTTcag TATACTGCTCGATTCAATGCTGAAACTGTTAAAAACTTTCTGTATTTGCTCAACAACGGAAAGATAGCTAAAAAGAAATTCAACA TGAGGCTTGCTCCTGAGGAGACTTCAGTGGAGCTAACTGGATATGAACACAATGCAGTGACATGTATTGGCATGAAAACAGAAATTCCG CAGTGA
- the LOC122281332 gene encoding uncharacterized protein LOC122281332 isoform X2 produces the protein MEKAVEELERVQTQILHRISKLELSFSSHDLSASSLLAPLPFSHAVCDTQARLSSILRTNGVNDFSFKKVPSDYYDWPLESRRDALAAPTIQHLCKSIVLVNTKAQTNVIDCSDRNNSKYYVVVVQYTARFNAETVKNFLYLLNNGKIAKKKFNMRLAPEETSVELTGYEHNAVTCIGMKTEIPVILDEAIVKLHPDFFWLGGGEVDLKLGIRTSEFIDYVKPFIVNCSSS, from the exons ATGGAAAAGGCAGTAGAAGAGCTAGAGCGAGTGCAAACCCAGATCCTCCATCGCATCTCAAAACTTGAGCTCTCTTTCTCATCCCATGACCTCTCTGCATCTTCCCTCCTCGCTCCTCTTCCCTTCTCCCACGCTGTCTGCGACACCCAAGCTCGCCTCTCCTCCATCCTCCGTACCAACGGCGTCAACGACTTCTCTTTCAAAAAGGTCCCTTCCGATTACTACGATTGGCCCCTCGAATCACGAAGAGACGCCCTCGCCGCACCCACCATTCAGCATCTCTGCAAAAGCATCGTCTTG GTTAACACTAAAGCCCAGACGAATGTAATTGATTGTAGCGATCGAAACAATTCAAAGTATTATGTTGTTGTTGTTcag TATACTGCTCGATTCAATGCTGAAACTGTTAAAAACTTTCTGTATTTGCTCAACAACGGAAAGATAGCTAAAAAGAAATTCAACA TGAGGCTTGCTCCTGAGGAGACTTCAGTGGAGCTAACTGGATATGAACACAATGCAGTGACATGTATTGGCATGAAAACAGAAATTCCG GTGATTTTGGATGAAGCAATTGTAAAACTTCACCCTGATTTCTTCTGGTTGGGTGGTGGGGAGGTTGATCTCAAGCTAGGGATCAGGACCTCGGAATTCATCGACTATGTGAAACCTTTCATCGTCAACTGCAGTAGCAGTTGA
- the LOC122281334 gene encoding autophagy-related protein 8f-like, whose protein sequence is MAKSYFKQEHDLEKRRAEAARIREKYPDRIPVIVEKAERSDIQSIDKKKYLVPADLTVGQFVYVIRKRIKLSAEKAIFIFVDNVLPPTGAIMSAIYEEKKDEDGFLYVTYSGENTFGH, encoded by the exons ATGGCAAAGAGTTACTTCAAGCAAGAGCACGATCTTG AGAAGAGGCGTGCAGAAGCTGCTAGGATTAGGGAGAAATACCCTGATAGGATTCCG GTTATTGTGGAGAAAGCAGAGAGAAGTGATATCCAAAGCATCGACAAGAAAAA GTACCTTGTTCCAGCTGATCTGACAGTGGGACAATTCGTCTATGTCATCCGCAAAAGGATTAAACTGAGTGCAGAAAAGGCAATCTTTATATTCGTGGATAATGTTCTTCCGCCAACAG GTGCAATCATGTCTGCTATATACGAGGAGAAGAAGGATGAAGATGGGTTTCTCTATGTTACTTACAGTGGCGAAAACACATTTGGGCACTAG
- the LOC122281385 gene encoding scarecrow-like protein 27: MPFQLQGKGVFEIAGFAPVCAWNSNNNHKKEELLGLVSNNDNHHHEPTSVLHMRRSPSPPTSASTLSSSFGGGGGGGSLDPPPATTASQPEFARKDEWASELQPIPSGLEAITGGGRCALGLVDWETMLSETAPSPSHEQEQSLLRWIAGDVDDSSFGFKQLLQSGNNNLDLDGNARLGIVDQGPGVFETIGGVSTTGNLIASVNQNPNFLAYSGSGGFANSSGSSSNSYSNEKVGGASVPSTSGFLDYKVSSIGLSGSNNNNCNIQNPVFTCSANSLPLPLTLPPGVVYQQQQFDVPDEKPQVLNPQLLMSQQQQSQNPNLFLPLSFTQHEEHLLQPPQPNRHSSIGLDLTTQIPKVPLAHAGHEFLLTKHQQQQQQQPPHLGFSPGVQFVPQHLLQHKSPMVPKQKMGLAEEDLAHQHYHQQQQQQQQLALLDQLYKAAELVGTGNFSHAQGILARLNHQLSPVGKPLHRAAFYFKEALQLLLLMNNPVTTPPRTPAPFDVIFKMGAYKVFSEVSPLIQFVNFTCNQALLEALDDADRIHIVDFDIGFGAQWASFMQELPARNRGAPSLKITAFASPSTHHPVELGLMRENLIQFANEIGIRFELEVVNFECLDQTSYSLSILQAAENEAVAVNFPIWSSSNQPAALPALLRFVKQLSPKIVVSFDRGCDRSDLPFPQHVLQALHSYIYLLESLDAANVTSDAVSKIEKFLLQPKIEITVLGRLRAPDKMPLWKTLFASAGFSPVTFSNFSEAQAHCVVKRTPVRGFHVERRQASLLLCWQRRELISASAWRC; the protein is encoded by the coding sequence ATGCCCTTTCAGCTACAGGGGAAGGGGGTCTTTGAAATCGCAGGCTTTGCTCCGGTTTGTGCTTGGAATAGCAACAACAATCATAAGAAAGAAGAGCTTCTTGGCTTGGTGAGCAACAACGACAACCACCACCACGAGCCCACCTCCGTGCTTCATATGAGAAGAAGCCCGAGCCCTCCCACGTCGGCATCGACTCTGTCTTCGTCTTTCGGCGGCGGAGGAGGCGGCGGTTCCTTGGACCCACCGCCCGCTACGACCGCATCCCAACCCGAATTCGCTCGAAAGGACGAATGGGCATCGGAGCTTCAACCAATTCCGAGTGGACTAGAGGCAATAACTGGCGGAGGAAGATGCGCGCTTGGATTGGTAGACTGGGAGACCATGTTGTCGGAAACGGCGCCATCGCCGAGCCATGAACAGGAGCAGTCGCTGCTGCGTTGGATCGCGGGCGATGTGGACGATTCGTCGTTCGGCTTCAAACAACTCTTGCAGAGTGGGAACAATAATCTCGATTTGGACGGCAATGCGCGGCTGGGAATCGTCGATCAGGGCCCGGGTGTATTCGAGACAATCGGTGGCGTTTCCACTACGGGTAATTTAATTGCAAGCGTTAATCAAAATCCTAATTTTTTAGCTTATTCAGGTTCTGGTGGGTTTGCAAATAGCAGCGGCAGCAGCAGCAATAGCTACAGTAACGAAAAGGTTGGTGGTGCAAGCGTTCCAAGTACTTCTGGTTTCCTAGATTACAAGGTTTCTAGTATTGGACTGAGTGGCAGCAACAATAACAATTGCAATATCCAAAATCCGGTTTTTACTTGTTCCGCAAACAGTCTCCCACTTCCACTCACGTTGCCTCCTGGTGTGGTTTATCAGCAGCAACAGTTTGATGTCCCCGACGAGAAGCCTCAGGTTCTGAATCCACAGTTATTGATGAGCCAACAGCAACAGTCTCAAAATCCCAACTTGTTTCTGCCATTGTCTTTTACCCAACATGAAGAGCACCTCCTACAGCCTCCCCAACCCAATCGACACAGCTCGATTGGGTTAGACCTCACCACCCAGATCCCGAAAGTTCCTTTGGCCCATGCCGGGCACGAGTTTTTGCTGACAAAAcatcagcagcagcagcagcaacagccGCCGCACCTGGGGTTTTCTCCGGGAGTGCAATTTGTTCCTCAGCACCTTCTGCAACACAAGTCACCGATGGTGCCGAAGCAGAAAATGGGCCTGGCCGAGGAAGACTTGGCCCACCAACACTATCACcagcagcagcaacagcagcagcagcttGCTTTGCTCGACCAGCTCTACAAGGCCGCAGAGCTGGTAGGTACTGGGAATTTCTCACACGCGCAAGGGATATTGGCGCGGCTCAATCACCAGCTCTCCCCAGTTGGAAAGCCCCTCCATAGGGCTGCTTTCTACTTCAAGGAGGCTCTGCAATTGCTCCTCCTAATGAACAACCCAGTCACCACTCCGCCTAGGACCCCAGCCCCTTTTGATGTGATATTCAAGATGGGAGCTTATAAAGTCTTCTCCGAGGTCTCACCGCTTATTCAATTTGTCAATTTCACCTGCAACCAAGCCCTCCTTGAAGCTCTGGATGATGCTGATCGTATACATATTGTGGATTTTGATATTGGCTTCGGTGCTCAGTGGGCTTCGTTTATGCAAGAGCTTCCGGCGAGGAATAGAGGTGCCCCATCATTGAAAATCACTGCCTTTGCCTCTCCTTCTACCCATCATCCCGTTGAGCTGGGGCTTATGCGCGAAAATTTAATACAGTTTGCCAATGAGATTGGGATAAGATTTGAACTTGAAGTAGTCAACTTTGAATGCTTAGACCAAACCTCTTATTCGCTGTCAATTTTGCAAGCAGCCGAGAATGAGGCAGTTGCCGTGAATTTTCCCATTTGGTCCTCTTCGAATCAGCCGGCTGCGCTTCCTGCTCTCCTCCGCTTTGTGAAGCAACTCTCACCTAAAATTGTGGTATCTTTCGACCGGGGGTGTGATAGGAGTGACCTTCCCTTCCCGCAACATGTTCTCCAAGCCCTCCATTCCTACATATATCTCTTGGAGTCTCTGGACGCTGCCAATGTGACTTCGGATGCGGTAAGCAAGATTGAGAAGTTCCTTCTTCAGCCAAAGATCGAAATCACGGTATTGGGGCGACTCCGGGCCCCGGACAAAATGCCCCTTTGGAAAACACTATTTGCTTCGGCTGGGTTCTCTCCTGTAACATTCAGCAACTTTTCCGAAGCTCAGGCACACTGTGTGGTGAAGAGGACTCCGGTTAGGGGGTTCCATGTAGAGAGGCGCCAGGCGTCGCTGTTGCTCTGCTGGCAGCGTCGAGAGCTCATCTCTGCTTCAGCTTGGAGGTGCTGA